One genomic segment of Sminthopsis crassicaudata isolate SCR6 chromosome 4, ASM4859323v1, whole genome shotgun sequence includes these proteins:
- the LOC141540853 gene encoding olfactory receptor 6K3-like — translation MENKNQSMVTEFFFSVFPRFQEGGYLFFIPLLFIYLFIVIGNLMIFIAIRLDARLHNPMYNFISIFSFAEIWYTTATIPKMLSNLVSDQKTISFTGCLLQMYFFHSLGNTEGILLMTMAIDRYIAICNPLRYPTIMTPRLCVQLNMASCVFGFLILLPEIAWISTLPFCGSNQIHQIFCDFTPVLNLACKDTSMLLIQDIIHAIAILFTFLIIALSYIRIIIVILKIPSTEGRQKAFSTCASHLAVFLLFFGSVGLMYLRFSATYPPFWDTTIAVMFVVLAPFFNPIIYSLRNKDVKEAIKKLLCPKEKQ, via the coding sequence ATGGAGAATAAGAACCAATCAATGGTGACAGagtttttcttctctgtgttCCCCCGGTTTCAGGAAGGGGGCTACCTGTTTTTCATCCCTTTGCTCTTCATCTACCTGTTCATTGTCATTGGGAACCTCATGATTTTCATTGCTATCAGGCTGGATGCCCGGCTCCATAACCCCATGTACAATTTCATCAGCATCTTCTCCTTCGCAGAGATCTGGTATACCACAGCCACCATCCCCAAGATGCTCTCAAACCTGGTCAGTGACCAGAAGACTATCTCCTTCACTGGTTGCCTCCTACAGATGTATTTCTTCCATTCACTTGGAAACACTGAGGGCATTTTGCTGATGACAATGGCCATTGACAGATACATTGCCATCTGTAATCCCCTTAGATACCCAACCATAATGACCCCCAGGCTCTGTGTCCAGTTGAACATGGCTTCCTGTGTCTTTGGCTTCCTTATCTTACTCCCTGAGATTGCATGGATTTCCACTCTACCCTTTTGTGGCTCCAATCAGATCCATCAGATATTCTGTGACTTTACCCCTGTTCTGAACTTGGCTTGTAAAGATACCTCTATGCTCCTGATACAAGATATAATCCATGCTATTGccattctatttacttttctaatcATTGCCCTCTCCTATATTCGAATTATCATTGTGATCCTAAAGATACCCTCAACAGAGGGTCGCCAAAAGGCTTTTTCCACTTGTGCCAGCCACCTTGCTGTCTTCCTATTGTTCTTTGGCAGTGTGGGACTCATGTATCTTCGTTTTTCTGCCACTTACCCTCCTTTCTGGGACACAACCATTGCAGTAATGTTTGTTGTCCTTGCCCCCTTTTTTAACCCTATTATCTATAGTTTGAGGAACAAGGATGTGAAAGAGGCCATCAAGAAACTTCTCtgtccaaaagaaaaacaataa